The Mangrovimonas cancribranchiae nucleotide sequence TGTTTTATTTCTTCTAAAATACGCACATCAAACGATTGTAAATTACATCTATTAAAAACGTGGTGCTCTTTAATTTCGTTTAAAACAAGCGTTACAAACTCTTTTGGTTCTGGCGTATATACATTATCGTATTCGAGCCTCGCTTTTAACTCAATATTATATTTAATATGCTCGTTTAAAGAATCTGCCATAACAAAAACCTCATTTAATAAAGGTTTGTAGGTTACCATTTTTTGCTGTTCTGGGTAACGTTCATGTATTTTGCTACCGCAATCAAACTGTTTAATTACCTCATAATTCATTGTATAAAGGTTTAACAGTTTATCTACTTCTTCAGGAATTTCTGCACCGCTTGGATCTAAACAATAAAAACGACTAATAAAAGGTTCGTGAGAAACAACCACTTTTTTATCTTTAGAAATCGCTAAGTCTAACTCTAAAGTATTCACCCCTAACTCGATAGCTTTTTTAAACGCTGGTAGTGAATTTTCTGGTAAAATTCCTCTACAACCTCTGTGTCCTTGAACACCAATGGTGTTCTTATGTTCACAACTCATAATAATTGTTGACAATGTAATAGCAAATAGTATTTTAAGAGATTTCATTTGTAGGTAGAGTTGTGGGCTTTTTATATTTTTGAAAGGGTTGGGTTAATAAGTTCTTTATTCGGCTATTTTCATCTTCATAAGGAAAAACATCTACACCATAAACCAGTTTTTCTCGATCTAATTCCATGTATGTTCCAAAAAGTCTATCCCAAACAGAAAAAATATTGCCATAATTAGAATCGGTATACGGTAACACATAATGATGGTGAACCTTATGCATATCTGGTGATACAAAAAAATAACTTAATATTTTATCTGCTTTTTTGGGCAGTTTAATATTGGCATGTGTTAATTGTGTAAAAACGACAGAAAGTGATTGATACAAAAACACCAACGCTATTGGTGTACCAACAATAAAAACACCCAGTAAGGTAAAGGCAAATCGTATGACACTTTCTATGGGGTGATGCCTATTTCCAGTTGTTGTATCGACTTTATGATCGGTATGATGCACTAAATGCACCATCCACAATGGTTTTACTTTGTGCTCGACATAATGAGCCAAATATGCGCCAAAAAAATCTAACAACATCACGCCTACAATAGCATATAGCCAGAGTGGCATTTCGGGTAGCCAATTTATAATTCCAAAGTTAGTTTCTTTAACCCAATCGGCTGTTTTAAGTAGCATAAAGGCTAATCCAAAATTGATAACAATAGTAGTAAGTGTAAAAAAGAAGTTAGGAATAGCATGACGCCATTTTTTATAGTTGAATTTAAACAACGGCACTGCACCTTCTAACAGCCAGAAAAGCGTGATACCACCAACCAATAAAATGCTTCGGTGTAAGGAAGGAATTGTTTCAAAATAGTTTAAAATACTTTCCAATAAATTAACTTTTTGTTTTTAAAGATAACATAAAAGTCTTATGAAAAAAATTAAAATTTAATGCGCTTTTTCATGGCTTCAACAATATTAAAAGCTGCTGGGCAAATAGCTACATTTTTCATGGTTAAATTTGAAATTTGCTGAAACTTCTTCCTATCGGTATGCGGAAATTCGCGACATGCTTTTGGTCTTACATCATAAATCATGCAGTAATTATCGGCACCTAAAAATGTACACGGTACACTTTGTAGCACATAATCGTTATCTTCATCAATACGCAAATATTGGTCTATAAATTGCGATGGTTTCATTCTAAAATGTTTAGAAATACGCTGTATATCTTTATCTGTAAACAACGGTCCAGTGGTTTTACAACAATTAGCGCAGGTTAAACAATCGGTTTTTTCAAACTCATCTTCGTGAAGTTCTTGCATAATATAATCCAATTGCTTTGGCGGTTTCTTTTTTAGCTTTTTAAAGAACTCTTTATTTTCCTTATGCTTATCTTTGGCTCGTTCTGGTAAGTTATTTAATTGATCTTGCATAGTACAAATTTACAATTATGAAAGATATTTTTGGCAAAGCCTTATTAGATTACCATAAAGGTAATTATAGTGACGATATTATAACTTCTACAAATATTTCTGATGAAGACGAGTTACCGCTTCCTTATTTGTTTAGAAATTACAGCAACATGCCTAAACTTGAACAAAAAGCGCTTCAATTAGTAAAAGGTACTGTTTTAGATGTTGGTTGTGGTAGCGGAAGCCATAGTTTATACTTACAAGAAAAAGAACTACAGGTTAAAGCAAT carries:
- a CDS encoding YkgJ family cysteine cluster protein; the encoded protein is MQDQLNNLPERAKDKHKENKEFFKKLKKKPPKQLDYIMQELHEDEFEKTDCLTCANCCKTTGPLFTDKDIQRISKHFRMKPSQFIDQYLRIDEDNDYVLQSVPCTFLGADNYCMIYDVRPKACREFPHTDRKKFQQISNLTMKNVAICPAAFNIVEAMKKRIKF
- a CDS encoding sterol desaturase family protein, whose product is MESILNYFETIPSLHRSILLVGGITLFWLLEGAVPLFKFNYKKWRHAIPNFFFTLTTIVINFGLAFMLLKTADWVKETNFGIINWLPEMPLWLYAIVGVMLLDFFGAYLAHYVEHKVKPLWMVHLVHHTDHKVDTTTGNRHHPIESVIRFAFTLLGVFIVGTPIALVFLYQSLSVVFTQLTHANIKLPKKADKILSYFFVSPDMHKVHHHYVLPYTDSNYGNIFSVWDRLFGTYMELDREKLVYGVDVFPYEDENSRIKNLLTQPFQKYKKPTTLPTNEIS
- a CDS encoding glycerophosphodiester phosphodiesterase family protein, producing the protein MKSLKILFAITLSTIIMSCEHKNTIGVQGHRGCRGILPENSLPAFKKAIELGVNTLELDLAISKDKKVVVSHEPFISRFYCLDPSGAEIPEEVDKLLNLYTMNYEVIKQFDCGSKIHERYPEQQKMVTYKPLLNEVFVMADSLNEHIKYNIELKARLEYDNVYTPEPKEFVTLVLNEIKEHHVFNRCNLQSFDVRILEEIKQQAPKMDVALLIDDDENIEEKLTKLSFKPEIISPYYELLIKSEVKDYQKQGFKIIPWTVNEVDDMKVMIDFGVNAIITDYPNKLIPLLKD